A stretch of the Cellulomonas sp. WB94 genome encodes the following:
- a CDS encoding ferric reductase-like transmembrane domain-containing protein, translating into MSEPRSALGVVLGAVVAVIAGVAALGFAAWTAIAAIGGTSPVLWVFARASGVTSYVLLVALVATGLVLSHPWSRGLRRPSARTRLGLHVSLATFTLVFTVLHVVVLATDPWAQVGWRGAVLPMASAYRPVPVTLGVIALWAGLVTGVTARLAGSIAARVWWPVHKVAAAALVLVWGHSVLAGTDVVGLRGFYLATGLAVVALAVTRYAARTPTDRVSELSRDLDAPTAVHEVRVTSPRARTGGAVR; encoded by the coding sequence ATGTCTGAGCCGCGGTCGGCGCTGGGGGTCGTGCTTGGCGCGGTCGTCGCCGTGATCGCGGGGGTCGCGGCCCTTGGGTTCGCCGCGTGGACCGCGATCGCCGCGATCGGTGGCACGTCACCCGTCCTGTGGGTGTTCGCCCGCGCGAGCGGTGTCACCTCCTACGTTCTGCTCGTCGCGCTGGTGGCGACCGGCCTCGTCCTGTCCCATCCCTGGTCACGCGGGCTCCGGCGGCCGTCCGCGCGGACCCGCCTCGGCCTGCACGTGTCGCTCGCGACGTTCACGCTCGTCTTCACGGTGCTCCACGTCGTGGTGCTCGCGACGGACCCGTGGGCGCAGGTCGGCTGGCGGGGTGCGGTCCTGCCGATGGCGTCGGCCTACCGGCCGGTCCCCGTCACGCTCGGCGTCATCGCGCTCTGGGCCGGCCTGGTGACCGGGGTGACCGCCCGGCTGGCCGGCTCGATCGCCGCCCGCGTGTGGTGGCCGGTGCACAAGGTCGCTGCCGCCGCGCTGGTGCTCGTGTGGGGGCACAGCGTGCTCGCCGGGACCGACGTCGTCGGCCTGCGCGGCTTCTACCTCGCGACCGGGCTGGCGGTCGTGGCGCTGGCCGTCACCCGGTACGCCGCGCGGACCCCGACCGACCGGGTCTCCGAGCTGAGCCGCGACCTCGACGCGCCGACGGCCGTCCACGAGGTCCGCGTGACCTCGCCGCGAGCGCGGACCGGGGGTGCGGTCCGATGA
- a CDS encoding NADH-ubiquinone oxidoreductase-F iron-sulfur binding region domain-containing protein yields MTADALARDRPRDTPRTRADAAVGSLLLHPVQLDRSGPAVPWERAATELLDDVFDDVGPRPRGTAELLGVIERHGLTGHGGAHVPTAAKWRRALRAGGPLTVVANGAESEPLSAKDATLLQQRPHLVLDGLALTAEALGASRAVVWLHGSDAPTRTAVLAAVAERRAARLAEPVLEVVTGPTHYLAGESSAIARALAGGPTLPTARRGPSSDPRAPRTLVQNVETLARLALLARGYPPAPTMLLTVLTGVGRDVLEVTRGTALVEVLRMTGALHGRPPKAVLLGGFGGVWVSWQDAERLTFDEGRLRSVGLSAGAGVVAPLSAGACGLTETAAIADYLASMSARQCGPCLFGLPALAEGARLLAAGTASRRDRLQVRADLRAVAGRGACHHPDGATRLIASALTVFERDLDQHAHGRPCAGSAEITLPVPSGDR; encoded by the coding sequence ATGACCGCCGACGCCCTCGCCCGGGACCGTCCGCGCGACACCCCGCGCACCCGCGCCGACGCGGCGGTCGGCTCGCTCCTGCTGCACCCCGTCCAGCTCGACCGCTCGGGCCCGGCCGTGCCCTGGGAGCGGGCCGCGACCGAGCTGCTGGACGACGTCTTCGACGACGTGGGTCCGCGGCCCCGGGGGACGGCCGAGCTGCTCGGCGTGATCGAGCGGCACGGCCTGACGGGCCACGGCGGCGCGCACGTCCCGACGGCGGCCAAGTGGCGTCGGGCCCTGCGCGCCGGGGGACCCCTCACGGTCGTCGCCAACGGCGCGGAGAGCGAACCGCTGTCCGCCAAGGACGCCACGCTGCTGCAGCAGCGCCCCCACCTGGTCCTCGACGGCCTCGCGCTGACCGCCGAGGCCCTGGGCGCGAGCCGCGCGGTCGTGTGGCTGCACGGTTCGGACGCGCCGACCCGGACGGCGGTGCTCGCGGCGGTGGCCGAGCGCCGCGCGGCACGCCTGGCCGAGCCGGTGCTCGAGGTGGTGACGGGTCCGACGCACTACCTCGCCGGTGAGTCCAGCGCGATCGCCCGGGCCCTGGCCGGCGGGCCGACCCTGCCGACCGCCCGCCGCGGTCCGAGCTCCGACCCCCGCGCGCCTCGCACCCTGGTGCAGAACGTCGAGACCCTCGCACGCCTGGCCCTGCTGGCGCGCGGGTACCCGCCGGCGCCGACGATGCTGCTCACGGTCCTGACCGGGGTCGGCCGCGACGTCCTCGAGGTCACGCGCGGGACGGCGCTCGTCGAGGTGCTCCGCATGACGGGTGCGCTGCACGGGCGCCCGCCGAAGGCCGTGCTGCTCGGCGGGTTCGGCGGCGTGTGGGTCTCGTGGCAGGACGCCGAGCGCCTGACGTTCGACGAGGGCCGGCTGCGGTCGGTCGGTCTCAGCGCCGGGGCCGGGGTCGTCGCACCGCTGTCGGCCGGGGCCTGCGGCCTGACGGAGACGGCCGCGATCGCCGACTACCTGGCGTCGATGAGCGCGCGGCAGTGCGGACCGTGCCTGTTCGGGCTGCCCGCCCTCGCCGAGGGTGCGCGCCTGCTGGCCGCGGGCACGGCGAGCCGTCGTGACCGGCTGCAGGTACGGGCAGACCTCCGCGCGGTCGCGGGTCGAGGGGCCTGCCACCACCCCGACGGTGCGACCCGGCTCATCGCATCGGCGCTCACCGTCTTCGAGCGCGACCTCGACCAGCACGCGCACGGGCGGCCGTGCGCGGGGTCGGCCGAGATCACGCTGCCCGTCCCGTCGGGTGACCGATGA
- a CDS encoding ferredoxin, translating to MTARGTRRPAAPTRPATELRLRVDPVACDGIGLCAHLAAGVVELDRWGYPIVSSDPLRRGDVGDARAAVRACPRRALWLETVQLRAVT from the coding sequence ATGACGGCCCGCGGCACCCGTCGCCCCGCCGCACCGACCCGCCCTGCGACCGAGCTGCGGCTGCGCGTCGACCCCGTGGCGTGCGACGGGATCGGGCTGTGCGCGCACCTGGCCGCCGGGGTCGTCGAGCTCGACCGGTGGGGGTACCCGATCGTCTCGTCGGACCCGCTCCGCCGCGGCGACGTCGGCGATGCGCGTGCGGCCGTGCGAGCGTGCCCGCGACGCGCCCTGTGGCTCGAGACGGTGCAGCTCCGCGCCGTCACGTGA